In one window of Scytonema millei VB511283 DNA:
- a CDS encoding DUF2795 domain-containing protein translates to MAKVNPVQLQKHLKSMDYPTSKQDIVDYAKQQGADDRAIAVLEELAEEEYETSTDVNKAVGELQ, encoded by the coding sequence ATGGCTAAAGTTAATCCTGTCCAGCTCCAAAAACATCTCAAAAGTATGGACTATCCTACCTCTAAACAAGATATCGTGGACTATGCTAAACAACAAGGCGCAGATGATCGCGCGATCGCTGTTTTAGAAGAGTTAGCAGAAGAAGAATACGAAACTTCTACTGATGTCAATAAAGCAGTAGGAGAATTGCAATAG
- a CDS encoding glycosyltransferase family 4 protein, whose product MIVAVSSDCTRTSQSQQGNIGFYPPSCAMSRIAFIAGTYLPESYSVSDYTARLHTSLRDRGVESVVLTTYYAAEAAYDPHALGVVHGWQWVDLKALVKAVWDSGADAVHIQYHPQIYGHQPAILLLPLLLRLSGWRSPIVTTVHEYGNWEWQDRGLLARFSGWLQQLGQQYTWWDREGGFLLTLSNATIAIAPEAKTLIQARLPNIERRLWHVPAATNVKASETDCSAARQILRQTCNWHQDALVITYLGFLHPVKELKTLLLAFKQVLTTQPQARLLVMDRKDSLKSTVQDDNTYLTQLQTTIDELELRSFVHFTGYLDEEIVSRYLAGSDIGVLDRDVSLNHSSLMSLLSHGLPAIATHIPSYLPDTHPLLLVPPHDVTALTTALIEPIACPEKRRQQAKASRVFSENFTWQNITQKHLEIYQNLFDN is encoded by the coding sequence GTGATAGTAGCTGTTAGCAGTGATTGTACTCGTACAAGCCAGAGTCAACAAGGAAATATTGGCTTCTACCCGCCGTCTTGTGCCATGAGCCGCATTGCTTTCATTGCTGGTACGTATTTACCAGAAAGCTATAGTGTTTCAGACTACACTGCTCGCCTACATACCTCCCTCCGCGATCGCGGTGTGGAATCTGTTGTACTGACAACTTACTACGCGGCAGAAGCGGCTTACGACCCTCATGCGTTAGGAGTCGTGCATGGTTGGCAGTGGGTCGATCTCAAGGCTTTGGTCAAAGCAGTATGGGATAGTGGTGCGGATGCCGTACACATTCAGTACCATCCGCAGATCTACGGTCATCAACCCGCAATCTTGTTACTACCCTTATTATTGCGGTTATCTGGGTGGCGATCGCCCATCGTGACGACAGTACACGAGTATGGTAACTGGGAGTGGCAAGATCGAGGATTGTTAGCCCGATTTTCGGGTTGGTTGCAGCAGTTGGGACAGCAGTATACGTGGTGGGATCGAGAAGGGGGATTTTTGCTGACGTTAAGCAATGCCACAATTGCGATCGCGCCAGAAGCAAAAACCTTAATTCAAGCGAGATTACCTAATATAGAGCGTCGTTTATGGCACGTTCCAGCAGCTACCAACGTAAAAGCGAGCGAAACGGACTGTAGCGCGGCACGCCAGATTTTACGACAAACTTGCAATTGGCATCAAGATGCACTCGTCATTACCTATTTAGGCTTTCTCCACCCTGTTAAGGAATTAAAGACTCTACTACTAGCTTTTAAACAGGTTCTTACAACTCAACCTCAAGCAAGATTGCTGGTGATGGATAGGAAAGATAGCCTAAAATCAACGGTTCAAGACGATAATACGTACTTAACACAACTGCAAACGACGATCGACGAACTCGAATTACGTTCGTTCGTTCATTTCACAGGATATTTGGACGAGGAAATTGTGTCTCGCTATCTTGCAGGATCGGATATCGGAGTGTTAGATCGCGATGTAAGTCTCAATCATAGTTCTTTGATGTCGCTGTTATCCCACGGTTTACCAGCGATCGCAACTCATATACCGTCGTATTTACCAGATACGCATCCATTATTACTTGTTCCACCACATGATGTTACTGCCCTGACAACTGCATTAATAGAACCGATCGCTTGCCCCGAAAAACGAAGACAACAGGCTAAAGCCAGTCGAGTTTTTAGCGAAAATTTTACCTGGCAAAATATTACTCAAAAGCATTTAGAAATTTATCAAAATTTATTTGATAATTAG
- a CDS encoding GDP-L-fucose synthase family protein: MTALDLNNKRILVTGGAGFLGRQVIDQLCQVGADKNKITVTRSRDCDLRVLENCQRAVDQQDIIIHLAAHVGGIGLNQAKPAELFYDNLMMGAQLIHSAYQAGVEKFVCVGTICAYPKFTPVPFKEDDLWNGYPEETNAPYGIAKKALLVQLQAYRQQYSFNGIYLLPVNLYGPEDNFDPKSSHVIPALIRKVHEAQLRGDKQIPVWGDGTPTREFLYSEDAARGIVMGTQFYNDPEPVNLGTGEEISIRDLIHLICELMEYDGEIVWQTDKPNGQPRRCLDTERAKQAYGFVTQVGFRQGLTNTIDWYRKHGA; encoded by the coding sequence ATGACCGCCTTAGATTTAAACAACAAACGCATTCTCGTAACTGGCGGTGCTGGGTTCTTAGGTCGTCAGGTGATAGACCAACTGTGTCAAGTTGGCGCGGATAAAAACAAGATTACCGTAACGCGATCGCGCGATTGCGATTTACGAGTCTTAGAAAACTGCCAGCGCGCGGTTGACCAGCAAGATATTATTATTCATCTGGCTGCCCACGTTGGCGGTATCGGGCTGAATCAAGCTAAACCAGCCGAGCTGTTTTACGATAACTTGATGATGGGGGCGCAACTGATCCACTCGGCTTATCAAGCAGGAGTGGAAAAGTTTGTCTGTGTCGGTACGATCTGTGCCTACCCCAAATTTACACCAGTCCCATTCAAAGAAGATGACCTCTGGAATGGCTACCCAGAGGAAACCAATGCTCCCTATGGCATTGCCAAAAAAGCGCTATTAGTACAATTGCAAGCTTATCGCCAACAGTACAGCTTTAATGGGATCTATCTCTTGCCAGTCAACTTATACGGTCCTGAAGATAACTTCGACCCCAAGAGTTCCCACGTTATCCCAGCTTTGATCCGCAAAGTGCATGAAGCTCAACTGCGGGGAGATAAGCAAATTCCTGTTTGGGGTGACGGTACTCCTACCCGTGAATTTCTCTACTCCGAAGATGCAGCGCGGGGAATTGTCATGGGGACTCAGTTTTATAACGACCCCGAACCTGTGAATTTGGGAACGGGCGAGGAAATTTCAATTCGCGATTTGATTCATTTAATTTGCGAATTAATGGAATATGACGGGGAAATTGTTTGGCAAACTGATAAGCCTAACGGTCAACCCCGCCGCTGTTTGGATACCGAAAGGGCAAAACAAGCCTATGGTTTTGTGACTCAAGTAGGTTTCAGACAGGGATTGACCAATACAATTGACTGGTATCGAAAGCACGGAGCATAA
- the gmd gene encoding GDP-mannose 4,6-dehydratase: MTQTKRALITGITGQDGSYLSEFLLEQGYEVHGIIRRTSTFNTDRIDHIYEDPHKEGVRMFLHYGDLTDGTTLRRILEEVKPIEIYNLGSQSHVRVSFDSPEYTVDSVGMGTLRLLEAIRDYQHRTGIEVRFYQAGSSEMYGLVQEIPQKESTPFYPRSPYACAKVYAHWQTINYRESYEMFACNGILFNHESPRRGETFVTRKITRAVARIVAGKQKKIYMGNLDAKRDWGYAKDYVRAMWLMLQQPQADDYVISTGETHSVREFLELAFGYVNLNWQDYVEFDDRYLRPAEVELLIGDSTKARQKLGWTPSVTFEQLVALMVDADLKAIGLSAPNGNGASVIHDIATIRQDMVSYLS; the protein is encoded by the coding sequence ATGACGCAAACAAAGAGAGCTTTAATTACTGGTATTACAGGTCAAGACGGTTCGTACCTGAGCGAGTTTCTATTAGAACAAGGCTATGAGGTACACGGAATCATTCGCCGTACCTCGACGTTCAACACAGACCGGATCGATCATATTTATGAAGACCCGCACAAAGAAGGCGTGCGGATGTTTCTGCACTATGGGGACTTGACAGACGGCACGACGCTACGACGCATTTTAGAAGAAGTCAAACCGATAGAAATCTATAATTTAGGTTCTCAATCCCACGTCCGCGTTAGCTTTGACTCCCCTGAATACACGGTGGATTCCGTAGGCATGGGAACGTTACGGTTATTAGAAGCAATTCGCGATTACCAGCACCGGACGGGTATAGAAGTTCGGTTCTACCAAGCCGGTTCTTCAGAAATGTATGGATTAGTACAGGAAATTCCGCAAAAAGAATCAACTCCTTTCTATCCTCGCAGTCCTTATGCCTGTGCTAAAGTTTACGCTCACTGGCAAACAATTAACTATCGCGAATCTTATGAGATGTTTGCCTGTAACGGTATTTTATTTAACCACGAAAGCCCGCGTCGGGGTGAAACTTTCGTGACGCGCAAAATTACCCGCGCTGTTGCCCGTATTGTCGCTGGCAAACAGAAGAAAATCTACATGGGTAATTTAGACGCAAAGCGCGACTGGGGCTATGCGAAAGATTATGTACGAGCAATGTGGTTGATGTTACAGCAGCCGCAAGCTGATGATTACGTAATTTCTACGGGTGAAACCCATTCCGTGCGTGAGTTTCTCGAATTAGCTTTTGGTTATGTCAATTTGAATTGGCAAGACTACGTAGAATTTGACGATCGCTACCTCAGACCAGCAGAGGTAGAATTACTAATTGGAGATTCTACCAAGGCACGACAAAAATTGGGATGGACTCCTAGCGTGACATTCGAGCAGCTTGTTGCTTTAATGGTGGACGCAGATTTAAAAGCGATCGGTCTATCTGCCCCGAATGGAAATGGTGCTTCAGTCATCCATGACATCGCAACAATCCGTCAAGATATGGTCAGCTACCTATCCTAG
- a CDS encoding sugar transferase → MTAQSSLLFGKRLQAFVKRGQEPFRTRAKPKGLLLARLNKEFAKRLFDVLFSLSVLILFAPVYLVLGFSIALSSPGPIFYVQERVGRNHKPFYCIKFRTMVANADEILSELIASSPGLRQEFEDNFKLKQDPRVTKVGHFLRLTSLDEFPQFWNVLMGDMSIVGPRPLVAEELPRYGRHIDKVLTIKPGITGLWQVSGRNDIPYNRRVQIDVHYASSYSMWLDVWVILKTVFVVIVPKNNGAY, encoded by the coding sequence ATGACAGCCCAAAGCTCACTCCTCTTTGGCAAGCGGTTACAGGCTTTTGTCAAACGCGGGCAAGAGCCGTTTAGAACCAGAGCTAAACCGAAGGGTTTATTGCTCGCTCGACTCAATAAAGAGTTTGCCAAAAGATTGTTCGATGTTTTATTTTCGCTTTCCGTTCTAATTTTATTTGCGCCAGTTTATCTGGTATTAGGCTTCTCAATCGCCTTGAGTTCCCCTGGACCGATCTTTTACGTTCAGGAACGAGTAGGCAGAAATCACAAGCCTTTTTATTGTATTAAATTCCGTACTATGGTAGCCAATGCTGATGAGATTTTGTCAGAATTGATTGCCTCGTCGCCAGGATTGCGGCAGGAATTTGAGGATAATTTCAAGTTAAAACAAGACCCGCGCGTTACCAAAGTCGGTCATTTTTTGCGCTTAACTAGCCTAGATGAATTTCCCCAATTTTGGAACGTGCTTATGGGTGATATGAGTATCGTCGGTCCCCGACCTTTGGTAGCAGAAGAGCTACCGCGATATGGTCGTCATATTGATAAGGTCTTAACCATCAAGCCAGGAATTACTGGTTTGTGGCAAGTGTCGGGGAGAAATGACATTCCTTACAATCGTAGAGTGCAAATAGACGTTCACTATGCCAGCTCTTACAGCATGTGGCTAGATGTGTGGGTCATTTTAAAGACGGTATTTGTGGTAATTGTACCAAAAAATAACGGTGCTTATTAA